One window of Saccharomyces mikatae IFO 1815 strain IFO1815 genome assembly, chromosome: 8 genomic DNA carries:
- the SMKI08G2530 gene encoding flocculin FLO5 (similar to Saccharomyces cerevisiae FLO5 (YHR211W)), whose amino-acid sequence MDSSTYSNAAYMAYQYANKAKLGSVAGQTTISIHYDIPCVGFFETFSCPEEDSSDDGMGFTCNNEYCSNSQSAAYWSSDLFGFYTTPTNITVEMKGYFLPPQTGSYTFKFATVDDSAILSIGGDAAFECCKQEQPPITSADFTINGIKPWGQSLPPNIEGSAYMYAGFYYPMKIVYSNAVSWGTLPISVTLPDGTIVNDDFEGYVYSFDDNLNQPNCTIPDPPSHTTSGIITTTTGSWTGSFTTTYTETSTFTGSNGLPTDETIIEIKTPTSVSSSSAPSSSSVAGLITTTTEPWSGTFTTTTTEMSTFTGTNGNPTDETVIVIRTPSSRGLITTTTEPWSGTFTTTTTEMSTFTGTNGNPTDETVIVIRTPSSRGLITTTTEPWSGTFTTTTTEMSTFTGTNGNPTDETVIVIRTPSSRGLITTTTEPWSGTFTTTTTEMSTFTGTNGNPTDETVIVIRTPSSVSSSSAPSSSSVAGLITTTTEPWSGTFTTTTTEMSTFTGTNGNPTDETVIVIRTPSSRGLITTTTEPWSGTFTTTTTEMSTFTGTNGNPTDETVIVIRTPSSRGLITTTTEPWSGTFTTTTTEMSTFTGTNGNPTDETVIVIRTPSSRGLITTTTEPWSGTFTTTTTEMSTFTGTNGNPTDETVIVIRTPSSRGLITTTTEPWSGTFTTTTTEMSTFTGTNGNPTDETVIVIRTPTSSGLITTTTEPWSGTFTTTTTEMSTFTGTNGNPTDETVIVIRTPSSRGLITTTTEPWSGTFTTTTTEMSTFTGTNGNPTDETVIVIRTPSSRGLITTTTEPWSGTFTTTTTEMSTFTGTNGNPTDETVIVIRTPSSVSSSSVSSSTPGSIISSVTSSHPIITPLYPSNGTSIVSSSASSQDQTPISSTSTLVSPSSVLSEPSKTFVIPTTGSTTDSAEIQSSSINSFTGYSTNHKTSSVSSSSASAEPSKVSSYSSSYITTTTSEQTTLVTITSCGPHTCTESTSSAIVSTATTTVSGVTTEYTTWCPISTTVPAKQTTLVTVTSCESDICSKVTSSAIVSTTTATINGAVTEYTTWCPVSTTESKQQTTLVTVTSCESGVCSETASPAIVSTATATINDVVTIFPTWSPQTTDEKAVNSNTVSTSSISEAAETETATRSSLSRSSYAEETHSTVASSAIGHTNSVSVSVSVSVTASTRGVSTSGLITMSQQPRSVSSNGTPVSSTASLEISSYVGIANGLLANSGLCVFIASLLMSIVY is encoded by the coding sequence ATGGATTCATCCACATATTCAAATGCGGCGTATATGGCTTATCAATATGCAAATAAGGCGAAGCTGGGCTCTGTCGCAGGACAGACCACAATTTCGATTCACTATGATATACCTTGTGTTGgtttttttgaaactttttcttgccCTGAAGAAGATTCTTCTGATGATGGCATGGGCTTCACGTGCAACAATGAATATTGCTCCAATAGCCAAAGCGCTGCGTATTGGAGTTCAGATCTCTTTGGTTTTTACACCACTCCAACAAACATAACTGTGGAAATGAAAGGCTATTTTTTGCCACCCCAGACTGGCTCGTACACATTCAAGTTTGCAACAGTAGATGACTCAGCAATTCTATCAATCGGAGGTGATGCTGCATTTGAATGTTGTAAACAAGAACAGCCTCCAATTACATCCGCTGACTTTACAATTAATGGTATCAAACCATGGGGCCAGAGCTTACCGCCTAACATAGAAGGATCAGCCTATATGTATGCTGGCTTTTATTATCCAATGAAGATTGTTTATTCAAATGCTGTTTCTTGGGGTACACTTCCAATTAGTGTGACACTACCAGATGGTACTATTGTGAACGACGACTTTGAAGGGTACGTATATTCTTTCGACGACAATCTAAATCAGCCTAATTGTACTATCCCAGACCCTCCTAGCCATACCACTTCAGGCATTATAACCACTACCACAGGATCATGGACCGGTTCTTTCACCACTACATACACTGAGACATCTACATTCACTGGTTCTAATGGACTACCAACTGACGAAACTATCATTGAGATTAAAACGCCAACTAGTGTCAGCTCATCCAGTGctccatcatcatcaagtgTAGCAGGTTTGATCACCACGACCACTGAACCATGGTCTGGTACTTTCACCACGACAACCACGGAAATGAGCACTTTCACTGGTACTAATGGTAACCCAACTGACGAAACCGTCATTGTTATCAGAACTCCAAGCAGTAGAGGTTTGATCACCACCACTACTGAACCATGGTCTGGTACTTTCACCACGACAACCACGGAAATGAGCACTTTCACTGGTACTAATGGTAACCCAACTGACGAAACCGTCATTGTTATCAGAACTCCAAGCAGTAGAGGTTTGATCACCACCACTACTGAACCATGGTCTGGTACTTTCACCACGACAACCACGGAAATGAGCACTTTCACTGGTACTAATGGTAACCCAACTGACGAAACCGTCATTGTTATCAGAACTCCAAGCAGTAGAGGTTTGATCACCACCACTACTGAACCATGGTCCGGTACTTTCACTACTACCACCACCGAAATGAGCACTTTCACCGGTACGAATGGTAACCCAACTGACGAAactgttattgttatcagaACCCCAAGCAGTGTCAGCTCATCCAGTGctccatcatcatcaagtgTAGCAGGTTTGATCACCACGACCACTGAACCATGGTCTGGTACTTTCACCACGACAACCACGGAAATGAGCACTTTCACCGGTACGAATGGTAACCCAACTGACGAAACCGTCATTGTTATTAGAACTCCAAGCAGTAGAGGTTTGATCACCACGACCACTGAACCATGGTCTGGTACTTTCACCACGACAACCACGGAAATGAGCACTTTCACCGGTACGAATGGTAACCCAACTGACGAAACCGTCATTGTTATTAGAACTCCAAGCAGTAGAGGTTTGATCACCACGACCACTGAACCATGGTCTGGTACTTTCACCACGACAACCACGGAAATGAGCACTTTCACCGGTACGAATGGTAACCCAACTGACGAAACCGTCATTGTTATCAGAACTCCAAGCAGTAGAGGTTTGATCACCACGACCACTGAACCATGGTCTGGTACTTTCACCACGACAACCACGGAAATGAGCACTTTCACCGGTACGAATGGTAACCCAACTGACGAAACCGTCATTGTTATCAGAACTCCAAGCAGTAGAGGTTTGATCACCACCACTACTGAACCATGGTCTGGTACTTTCACCACGACAACCACGGAAATGAGCACTTTCACCGGTACGAATGGTAACCCAACTGACGAAACCGTCATTGTTATCAGAACGCCAACTAGCTCTGGTTTGATCACCACCACTACTGAACCATGGTCCGGTACTTTCACCACGACAACCACGGAAATGAGCACTTTCACTGGTACGAATGGTAACCCAACTGACGAAACCGTCATTGTTATCAGAACTCCAAGCAGTAGAGGTTTGATCACCACCACTACTGAACCATGGTCCGGTACTTTCACTACTACCACCACCGAAATGAGCACTTTCACCGGTACGAATGGTAACCCAACTGACGAAactgttattgttatcagaACTCCAAGCAGTAGAGGTCTGATCACCACGACCACTGAACCATGGTCTGGTACTTTCACCACGACAACCACTGAAATGAGCACTTTCACCGGTACTAATGGTAACCCAACTGACGAAactgttattgttatcagaACCCCAAGCAGTGTCAGCTCATCCAGTGTTTCATCATCTACTCCAGGAAGTATCATTAGTTCTGTCACATCTTCTCATCCAATTATCACGCCCTTGTACCCCAGCAACGGAACTTCAATTGTCAGTTCTTCCGCCAGCTCCCAGGATCAAACcccaatttcttcaacatctACCTTAGTGAGCCCCTCTTCTGTACTTTCTGAACCATCTAAAACATTTGTTATTCCAACTACTGGTTCTACTACCGATTCCGCTGAAATCCAAAGCAGTTCAATTAATTCTTTTACTGGCTATTCCACAAATCACAAAACTAGCTCtgtctcttcttcatccgCTTCTGCAGAACCATCAAAGGTGTCTAGTTATTCATCTTCATATATCACCACTACAACAAGCGAGCAAACTACTTTGGTTACCATAACTTCCTGCGGACCTCATACATGCACTGAGTCCACTTCTTCTGCTATTGTTTCTACAGCCACAACAACCGTTAGCGGCGTCACAACAGAGTACACCACATGGTGTCCTATTTCTACCACAGTCCCAGCAAAACAAACTACACTGGTTACTGTTACTTCTTGTGAGTCTGACATCTGTTCCAAGGTTACCTCTTCCGCTATTGTTTCTACAACCACAGCTACTATTAATGGAGCTGTCACTGAATACACAACATGGTGTCCTGTTTCCACTACAGAATCAAAACAACAGACAACACTAGTCACAGTTACTTCTTGTGAATCTGGTGTCTGTTCAGAAACCGCTTCGCCAGCTATCGTTTCGACAGCCACGGCTACCATAAATGACGTCGTAACGATTTTCCCCACATGGAGCCCACAAACTACGGACGAAAAAGCTGTTAACTCTAATACTGTAAGTACCTCTTCCATATCAGAAGCTGCTGAAACCGAAACAGCAACCCGTTCTTCACTTTCAAGATCCAGCTATGCCGAAGAAACACACTCGACTGTTGCATCCAGCGCAATTGGACACACCAATAGTGTTTCTGTTTCTGTTTCTGTTTCTGTAACTGCCAGCACCAGAGGTGTCTCAACTTCTGGCTTGATCACTATGTCTCAACAGCCTCGCAGCGTTTCTTCAAACGGTACACCTGTGTCCAGCACAGCTTCCTTAGAGATTTCAAGCTACGTTGGTATTGCGAATGGTCTGCTGGCCAATAGTGGACTATGTGTCTTCATTGCCTCCTTGTTGATGTCAATTGTTTATTGA